TATCTCCCACTATATACATGAGGCACTCAAAAAGTTCACTGAACATGCGGATCAAGAAGATAAACTTCAAGAAAGTTATGATgagaaaatttaaagataattccAAATAAGCTTCTTTATTCAAGTCACAGATTTACAGTATAAAAGTTTGAACTAAAAGAGCGTATTAGCGAATCCCCCAAAGGTTTGAATACGAAGAGGTTCTAATTACAAAAGTAATTAGGGTCAcattacaaaagtaaaaatcagGAAGGAAATCCACTATAAGAAAGCAGAACACTTGCTTCACGCTGTCTTTTGTGGGCTGAACTAATGACTGCTGCAAGAAGACGACACCGAGAACTGAGTATCTTCCCGAAggtgaattttaattttgtattatgtGTGCTTGCTTATATAAAAGGTAGAATATGCTTAAGGGGAAAAATAGTGCTTTAAAGTCAGTAATCTTCAAACCATAGTTTATGAGCATAAGGAATTACATAATTTACAGCAATCTGATGTACTAGGAACAATTATGTATTATTGTCTCTTAAACAGAGTTTTCTTCCATGGCTAACAGTAGCACCTGTGGATGAGGTAGAACCTGCTCTTTGGGTTTCACAAGGATGTGAAAGTAATGGTGCTGTTAAAAGTACCAAAAATATATTGTATGCTTTAAAAATTCTAGCCAGAAACAGTATTTTCCTTCTCAACACATCTATTGGAAGTGTTGGATAAATGCAGGATGTTAATAGGCTATGAACctaaagtctgtttttaaaaaatagcatttgcAAATCATGAAgagctttttgttttcctttgtttgtataAATGTCTATTTGTAACAGGTGACACTGGAAACAATGAACACCACAGTGATGCAAGGCTTCAATGGGTCTGAGCGGTGCCCCAGAGACACTCGGATAGTACAGCTGGTATTCCCAGCTCTCTACACAGTGGTTTTCTTCACTGGTGTCCTGCTGAACACTTTGGCTCTGCGGGTGTTTGTTCACATCCCCAGCTCCTCCACCTTCATCATCTACCTCAAAAACACTTTGGTGGCCGACTTGATAATGACACTGATGCTTCCTTTCAAAATCCTCTCTGACTCACACCTGGCATCCTGGCAGCTCAGAGGTTTCGTGTGTCGTTTCTCTTCGGTGATATTTTATGAGACCATGTATGTGGGCATCGTGCTGTTAGGTCTCATAGCCTTTGACAGATTCCTCAAGATCAACAgacctttgagaaatgtcttccttaaaaaaactgtttttgcAAAAACTGTCTCAATCTTCACCTGGTGTTCTTTGTTCCTCGTCTCTCTGCCAAATATGATCTTGAGCAACAAGGAAGCAACACCATCGTCTGTGAAAAAGTGTGCCGCCTTAAAGGGGCCTCTGGGGCTGAAATGGCATCAAATGGTAAATAACATATCCCAGTTTATTTTCTGGACTGTTTTTGTCCTAATGCTTGTGTTTTATGTGGTTATTGCAAAAAAAGTATACGATTCTTATAGAAAGTCCAAAAGTAAGGacagaaaacacaacaaaaagctGGAAGGCAAAGTATTTGTTGTCGTGGCTGTCTTCTTTGTGTGTTTTGCTCCATTTCATTTTGCCAGGGTTCCATATACTCACAGTCAAACCAACAATAAGACTGACTGCAGAATGCAAAATCAACTGTTTATTGCTAAAGAAACAACTCTCTTTTTGGCAGCAACTAACATTTGTATGGATCCCTTAATATACATATTCTTATGTAAAAAGTTCACAGAAAGGCTACCATGTATTCGAGGGAGAAAGACCATAGCATCAAGCCAAGAGAATCAGAGCAGTCAGACAGACAATATAACCTTAGGCTGACAACTGTATATATGGTTAACTTATATTTATTGCTGAGGCTTCAGTAGATAATGTGGAAATCAAATTTAACCAATAAAAAAGATTGGGGCAAATGCCCTCTTGCATTTTATCATCCTGGTATACAGAAaagattatataaattttaactcCACATAGATGTATTCAAAAGCTGAATGAACCAttactaagaaaaagaaacaggatacAAATGGCCACTAGAGGTCACTATTTCAAGAGCATTCACTAACACTGGAAAAGATTAAAGAGAAATGTATATCCCTGCAAACCCCGCCTCCAAACACCTTCTCACATTCTTTCACACAATTCACACAACACTACTGCTTTTGTGCCCCTTAAATGTAGATAtgtgctgattaaaaaaaaaaaaaaaaaaaaaggccaactcCTGAAGTTCATTGTTGAAAACTGCAGCCAGGGGAATGAAAGGGCAGATTTGAAGAGTCTGAGGAACTGAAGTGGGTCAGCAAGACCTCTGAAATCCTGGGTAAAGAATTTTCTCCTTACCATTACAAACAGCTTCTTTCACATTACAACAATACACTATCGCAGGCACAAGCGTCATTATTAAGCCACTTTTCTTATATCTTAAGTGTATATAATTCAAGTATGAGAATGCTATGTTACTATTCTTTGGAATTCTCCTTCTGTCCAGCAAATACTCTGATGATGGTTAAACATGCCACCTACTCACCAAAGCCTCCCTGGGCCACAACCCCTacacccctgcccctccctccagttaaaaataattattttttctgtttgggtGTGTGATAGGGTTCTCAACGCAGATTCCCCTTTTCTAGTTAGCACCCCCTAAAAATGTTAAAGCTTCTTGAGAGGCAGACATGCCAGGTTTTCTTGGTATCTCCCACAATACACCCTATAGTCCATGGTCTACAGATGTTTTAAATAGAATTGCTATTCTTGATACATACAAAGATGTAATTGCTGACCCGTAATCAGTAACATCCATACTGGGAGATTTGTCAAAGGATGATGATCTGCTTATACTTATTTAACATGGTATTTTTTCTTGCATCTTTTgtgattcaaaaaataaaatgtaactttcTGAAATGATGGATAAGAGTCtatatcttcaaaaaaaaaaaaagagtctataacttccagagaaaatacacaaaggaGTAGTCAAGCTCTGTAAATATGCCACGAGCTCCAACACAACCATCATAAGGTGAAGCCCACATTTTCTTCCATGGCCTCAAAGGCCCCATAACTTGACTACCTTTCTGGCCTCGCCTCCTAACTACTTACCCATCTCTTGAACTTTACACTCTTATATAAATTTCTAACTGTCAGAATATGCCATGCTCCATTTTTGCCCCCACACATGTATATTTCCCTCTGGTACACTCAGAAGCCTCTTATCCACTGTGAAATCCTATGTTGCCATCACATAGTCCAAAAAATCTTACCTGGGCAACATCCCACCATCACCTGAAACCCAATCACTCCCTCCTCTCTATGTTGTCAAAACTATATTGTTAAACTTATCACATTGCATTGTAATTACTTCCTGACATTTGTATCTACTCTTTTAATAACCTATGTTTATTATTGAAAGCAGAGACTGTTTCATTGTgcaatcaataaatgtttgataaaataaaGCCCATTTGGTTTATTTCATGTACTAGAGAAGCAAAAGGGGAGCCAATTCTCATTGATGTTTTTATTATCCAAAGACAATATAAAGTTCTTGAAATGAAAGCTCAGGCTCTCTCCAGCCGCTCCCCTATAACATGTATGTAGGGCCTGAAAATTGTGGTGCTCTTGGGTTCACTAGTGAATGATCATAAAAACAACAGGATCATGGAATAACCACATCCAAAGTTTTAAAGCTATTAATGAAATCCTTTAGTTATGCACTGTTGATAATGGTTAAGTAAAATTTGTAACTATAGCATTCAGCAATCATGAAAACTCTTCTTTAGAAAGTACTCTTGATGTCTGATCTTCATTCTTTCCAATAAAGGAATTAAATAATCATCACTGTTAGGGATGTCACTAAATCTGTATTATCTCAACTGAGTACAATACACAATTACAAGTAGACTATAATCTTGTAAGTAACTGCATCCAAGCTACCCTTGCTAAATAACCAGGGTATTTAACAAGGTTAAATACAAGGTATAACCTATGTATTTTGCCTCTGATGACATTTTCAATCTCTATTTAATGTGGGTACACCTGAagtacacaatttttaaaaacacctttcAAGATAAAATTCAAAGAGTAAATCTGTCTTCCATAAATACAAATACTTCATTCCATTATAATATTCCACTCAAAGGCAGAGTGCCTGATCTGtagaataaaataatctattttatcaaGAACTTGGTGAAGAGATAAATTAGAGATATCCTAAAATAACATTCAAAAAATGAAGAACTTCCAAAACCAGCAATCATCAATACTCAGgtccaaagtatttttaaaaatgagatgccACAATATAGCCATAAATGATacaccaaaaagaataaaagaaaatagcagcTTTGACTGACAGAATATGTGAGCTTGGAATACAAAGGCTTCTGTCAAATGTTAAAGTGtaattatttgtacaaataaatagGGTAAGATCTTCCCAATAACCTGAAGGAAAACCTGGGGGCATAAGGAAATGCAGTTCCCACACCCAGAAAAATTCTTGAGAAACCAAGGAGAATCCCTGTAAAGGggaaggatgaggcagagaaCAGTGAGATTCTCAAGTCATGGAAGCCAGAAGGCAGATAAAGTCATTACATCATAAACTACAAGAATAATTATTCAATCTTATTAATCCCATTATTTCATATATTCCATACCCATTTAAAAGCTTTTCCTTTCATAACTTTCCAAGATCTTTTTCCTAAAAATACTTAACCCTTACCCCAGCATCAACTGTATTCCTCCAGCAAGTTAAGAGATCAAAGTTCACATGGATCTTAACAGACTatccagagcaaaaaaaaaacccaaagcaagtattatctattatttaagaaaacacaTACTTAGAAGACAGTAGCCCTACCAAGCAAAGTGCAGAATTTACAAATCATTTGAAGTGCCTAGAAACACAtctcagtattttaaattttgcataGAAACCAAATGTAGGTAATATGAATAGAGAACACACGAGCTATATTAGTATGCAAATTTTAGTGGCTACCCGAGTCAGCTGGAGGGAttcttaaaatacagattcctggcagggcacaatggctcactcctgtaatcccagtactttgggaggccaaggcacgtggatcatgaggtcaggagatggagaccatcctggctaacatggtgaaaccctggctctactaaaaatataaaaaactagccaggtgtaatggcacatgcctgtagtcccagctacttgggagggtgaggcaggagaattgcttgaacctgggaggcagaggttacagtgagccgaaatcaggCACTGCgcttccagcatgggtgacacagtgagactttatctttaaaaaaaaaaaaaagcatttctagatccatcaaaaaaacaaaagcaacaccTCTATCTCTTTTAACAATCCCTGGCAGGCTATAAAATgcttattatcttcattttagagatCAAGAAGTTGAGaaacagagaggctaagtaacttgcaTGAGGTCACAGAGCTTGCAATCTGCAGGAATGGGACTAATTCAAACTGTGGCTTCTAAGCCCATATTCTTAACCACTGTATTTACAACCTCAGATCTAATGTTCTCAAGAGAAGTCACAATTCTAGTCTCCGATGCCATATTTCGTGTTATTTATAAAACGTCCATAGCCACCCCCATGCTCCCTGACCCCACAAAAACAATACATTTCTGCGTGGGTAGTAACCAGCCCAGATGCTGCCAGGTAATAGGTAATAAGCCCTGACCTAGAGGCTAACAAGAACCTCCCAGGACCCTACCCAGGCAGCTCACACTCATTTCCTGAATGCCTGCGGTGTGCCAGGCTCTTTACAAAGATCATGATCTTTCTAATTCTTACTACAATCTTATGAGATAGATACTATATGGCTCTCTAGTTAAAAATAGGAACAAACTGAAGCACAAAGCAAACATACACCTTGCCCATGGTGCACATCACTCACCAACAAatggggcagagctgggactgaaaCCCAGGCAGGTGATCTCAAGACCAGCAACTCAACTGCTCTGGTCACAACCTCTCTGTCATGTCAGTCAGACTGAGAAAACTTCCTCAAAGGCCCCACTTACGGAGAATAAAGAGAAGCCTTCttagaggggaagagagaagtcTCAACACGAATGGGCTTTAATAACCTTAGGGGTATGAATGGTGCCATTGTGGCGCCTATGATTACTTCAGGGGTCCCTCCAGCACTTGAGAGCTCAGGGGGAGTAAAATCCCCAAGAatgaattcatttgttcatttagcCAGTCATTCCTTCATCAACTTGGGTACAGGGCCTTTTGCCTCTCTAGAAGGTGAACACTGGTAAGGAACACAGATTATAATGACAGGAGACATGATAAGAGGTGTGAGAGACACACCACCGAAGTTTAAAGGAACAGGCAATTAATTCCACatggagaaaatgaagaaggGCTCACAGGAGATGGAAATTTGAACTGGAACttgaaaaaaacagaacattCAAAAGGAAACCCTGCAGCAGAATTAGCAGTTTCAAGGCAGGCTCAGGTAGGAGTGGAACTGTGCTGTGGTTGGAACGTGAGGGTTGCAGGGGACCTGAGCCTGCAGTACATGGCATAGGAAATACATTTGGGACAGACACGCAAGACTGTAGAGCCAAGCACTGTATTGGGGCATCTAATCTTCACTAATGAGTCACTGAAGGTTTCTAAGGTGAAGAACCACATGTTCCAGAGTGTGCATTAGGAAAATCATTGACCAACTACAGGATGACTCTAGACTGAAGGAAGAGCCAGTAAGGCCAATGGTCAATTAAAGAGGTCTTCCATCTATGCAGGAAAGAGCCATGGGGAAAACAACTGACATGGACCTTCTAGATATTCTCAGGAAGAGGGGTTTTAAGTTCAGAGTCCAAGACCACTGAACATGGAGGACTCTGTGTGAAATATATGGTTAATATGTAAGATATATTAGCAATGTGACCCAAAATGCCACCATCCCCTTCTCCAATTGAGGGCTGACTTTTTTCAGGATTATTAGTTGAATGATTTCCTAGGTCATCATCACAGAAACAGATTTGGGGTATGTTCCACCTGAGGCATCAGTGAGAGAGCTAGGATTAAAGAGCCCACAGCCGGGCGAAAACATGGACCTAGGCTCCAAAAATGGGACTAGATTAGAGGCAGAGGGAGtaatcttttttgagacagggagagaaaaaggaatgaaatgagaACCCCAGAGGTCATACTGCACAAGTCTCATGGTCAAAACACAGAAGACAAGGAGCAGGGGATAATGCCTTGGAATTGGGGGGAGCAGATAGTATTAGTGAATTAAAAGGAGAAACAGGAAGTCTAGTGTTTACCAGGAAGTGAGGGTCAACAGAATCATACACTCTGAAGTGGTCAAAAGTGATGAATCTACAACTATAAGGTCAATGGTAACtctgaggaggaggtgggggggtGAGCTCCAGTTTGTGAATGGGAAGTGAGGACGTAGAAGCAACTCTTATCTTCCCATAATGGACAAGTCAGTTTAAAAGAGTTCCATGGggacagatgcagtggctcacacctataatcccagtactttgggaggccaaggcgggtggattgcctgagcccaggagtttgagaccagcctgggcaacacggtgaaacttcaactctacaaaaaacaaaaaaaaaaaaaaccaccactgcactccagcctagatgacagagcaagaccctgtctcaaaaaaattccaTGGAAAATCAAAACAGCTTTTACATTAGCTAGGCTTTTCCCAGGGATTTCTATGAGCATGTAGAACAGTTCCTATGCTATGATGTGCACAGTGAATATGCTCCATGTGAAATagcaaacaaagaaatgaaaatcaaatggtTGGGTGTAACCACACAGAACCCAGTGTTGGTCAGAAATTGGGTGCACCAATATTTTGGATATCCACATAACCTGGGTTTCTGCTTCCTTGCCTCTGTTCTCATCCAATTATGAAGTcctcatagaaaaaaaataagatggggaagaaaggaagcagggaGAAAATGAGAGATGGGGACACTAAGAGAAAATGGCAGGAATGGAAGTTGAGACAATTGGGAGGAgtgataaaagagaaagaagcagccgggcgcggtggctcaagcctgtaatcccagcactttgggaggccgaggcgggtggatcacgaggtcaacagatcgagaccatcctggtcaacatggtgaaaccctgtctctactaaaaatacaaaaattagctgggcatggtggcgcgtgcctgtaatcccagctactcgggaggctgaggcaggagaattgcctgaacccaggaggcggaggttgcggtgagccgagatcgcgccattgcactccagcctgggtaacaagaccgaaactccgtctcaaaaaaaaaaaaaaaaaaaaagagaaagaagcagcaagataatatgaaagagaaaggaaactaCATTTAAGAACTAAAGAGGTAaatcagttcttttaaaaaaaattatataacttcCTCAGCATGTGAACTTTTGCCACTCTTGTAATACAACTCAAACTGACAAATATAACATCCTGAGGCATAACAACAGAATATCCACCTTTATTTTTGAGCTTCAGTTTAAATGTTAGATGTTTGTATATGACTTTACTTACTGGTGTCCATCTTAAGCAACTATATCTAATGTATTTCTGAAGGCTTTTATAACTTTGGGGATTTTTAATATTAGCTTTATGTACTGActttatatcatatatacatatcatgTCACTAGTCTTtaaatctttgtctttttattctatttaactGTACAACTGAGTTTCCTAAGTGCAAAAATGCCCAAACTATGAGTGAACGAAGCTTTAACCTGAACACAATAACTCTACTGAGacaacctcctcctctcctcaTATATGCTAACCTCAGCTTTTATAGACTCCCACAATTTCAGATAATCTAGAATAAAGAAGTCCAAATTTCCTCCATtagaggagaaataaatttcaaaaaagacTATAAAATGTGTTTCAAGTGATCATCAGTTTGTCACTAACAGGAAACCAGGAGCTTTCTAAAAGCAACCAAAATTACGGATGTATCTTAACTTCTGAGTTGAGGCGTATCATTCCAACTCTACCATGCATAGAGACTTCCCCATTCATTCACTTGCTCTCCCTTAACCTTCTGACAAAAGACAAAGTGCTCCTGTTCCCTCAAATGCCAACCAAGTTCCAAACACTGtgaaattactctgtatatattTACCCTGAGTAGATTAACTCATTTAAGCTTTACATCCCTACATGGCGGGCATTCCCATGCTCattttcagaagaagaaatgcCTTATCCAAAGTAAAAAAGCTACTAAATGGATGTGCTCCAAATTGGAGTTTACCTGACCCCAGTCACTAGTCTTGTCACAGCTGGACACTGCCTCTCACACAAGCAAGATTTACAAAGCAAGGAGACAGATTAAGTTGCCCAGCATAGGAAGGAGTATCAATAAGAGGGCAATAGTCAGAGATGCAGCCTTATCTCCAGACTCAATCTCCAAACCATCCCCCTTACCTTTAATCAAATGAAGTTCTCATA
This genomic stretch from Callithrix jacchus isolate 240 chromosome 17, calJac240_pri, whole genome shotgun sequence harbors:
- the P2RY13 gene encoding P2Y purinoceptor 13 translates to MTAARRRHRELSIFPKVTLETMNTTVMQGFNGSERCPRDTRIVQLVFPALYTVVFFTGVLLNTLALRVFVHIPSSSTFIIYLKNTLVADLIMTLMLPFKILSDSHLASWQLRGFVCRFSSVIFYETMYVGIVLLGLIAFDRFLKINRPLRNVFLKKTVFAKTVSIFTWCSLFLVSLPNMILSNKEATPSSVKKCAALKGPLGLKWHQMVNNISQFIFWTVFVLMLVFYVVIAKKVYDSYRKSKSKDRKHNKKLEGKVFVVVAVFFVCFAPFHFARVPYTHSQTNNKTDCRMQNQLFIAKETTLFLAATNICMDPLIYIFLCKKFTERLPCIRGRKTIASSQENQSSQTDNITLG